The Plasmodium chabaudi chabaudi strain AS genome assembly, chromosome: 14 genome contains the following window.
atACGGTTGGATTGGTTTactatttcattttttcccctatcttttgataattataaggtaaaaataataaaatccATTTATAGccttataatttttatttgtttcttttacatattttctcattttttaaattataaaatttgcacacctattaaattttgaaatgtTCTGTATgctaaaattgttttttttccatttacTTAATTTGTACGTATTAATAAACACTTTGTAAAATtgtgatataaaaaaatagggGAAGACAATTCTCATCCTTTCaagcaaataaataaaatacacacatataaatatatataacaattttatgtgtgcataaatttttgtaaaaataatatctctatattttcctttttatcatttttttgattattttaaaatataattttgttattttcaacattggttatactttttatattcgcACTACATTATATGTTCTCACCATTATGATTAGAATAatactatttataaatgtaGTATATAAAAGGCGAGATGAAATATTTGTTGTAAGACATTGTTATGTACATGCTTTACCAAgtaacaaaatttaaaaaataataaatataaaagttttAACATAAAATAGAGTAATATAGAGGAACAAAGATGAATTATTAAACAcataatgtatatttttttttaaatagcacatattataatagaaaaggttgtcattatatttgctttctaaaaagtaaatatatataatgcatgtttatatatttctcttATTTGAtgaacataatatatatgcattccACGCACATAGTACTTAGGTAtatagttaaaaaaattaatggaaaaatgttaatttGCTAAGGAAAAGGGTATTGTATACAACTGAGTATGCACATATATTCtgcatatatgtgtatggACATAAGTATGCATCGGGATTATGTTTATACAATATAGTAGAGATTTATGAAAGGCTAGGAAACATCATCCTCGGTACATTTGttatttcattatgttgattattattatttttgatgGGTATAAGGGAAAGGCCCATCTTGGCAATTTCGGTAAGCAAacatataaacatataaatttctatacgttttttttttgtgtttataattttgtaggCTATCCGAAATGAGGACTTAACTCGCTTCAATGCAAGATGAGTCGAGTCctaattcttttaaaacttgtttataattttcaacatttctgattaaaattttttctattgGTCCTAGCAATCTTTTAAAACCTTTTCGTTCTAAATACACTACTTGACATACACCATCTGCTTTTACAGTAGCAGCTCTTGGTTTATTTCTTAAAAGAGCCAACTCACCAAAATAATCACCTTTtgtatatgttttaataaCTTGATCACTTTTTAGGGCGGTAGCATTTCCATAagtcaaaatataaaatgtatcTCCTCGTTCAccttcatttattataatatcaccagcattatatgtttttgaTTTTAAACAATCAGCAACTCTAGATCTTTCATATGGATCCATATCCTTTAATATTGTTACTTgtttcaatatattttcatacatttgtcttttttttgcaatattatcttttattatatatgtaaaagaTTCTCTATCTAATGCCCATAAATGACATTTAGTTAAAGCTTTAGCTGTTGCTGCTCTTTtggaattatataataaagctAGTTCTCCAAATACATCTTTTgattttaatattgttaatacttcctttttattcttttttgttttatatatttcaatttCACCTTCATctattacatataataagtCACCTTCATCTccttcatttattatattgtcCCCTTCTTCTACATGCTCATCAAAAAATGCATCGATAATTGTTTCCATTTCTAAATGATTTAAAtgattaaataaaaatgattcaTTTAATGCTTTACgaattttttccttttctttatcatcttttttatgaacagtAGGTACaaaattttctttcttcTTATTCCATTCTCCATATGCTTCAGCACTAACTGACATTCTTTTTGATTTTCTCACATTTATATGTTCAATATCCACGGGACTTGAATCCATATcctttttgtttatatcaCTGAGGGAATCTGTTTCGTCACCATCACTTGAATATTCGTCGACTAGCCATGagtaaaaaaacgaaaaaaatgtaacatGGATATGCGTATGCATGCATGTATTTATGCAAATGGGCAACGACAAAAGAAATGAATGTACAcgatttatttaaaagtatgtacttattaaattgtttttatttattgaggaaacatttttattaccatTTGCTGAGTTATCCTTATTTGACGATACGTCATTATTTACCGcatcatcatcatcttctcttttatttaatgataATGGATCTGTATTATCATGGTTTTTACTATTACTCCTAATTTTTTCTGAATATTCTTGAAATCGTACTTGCATATCACTGTCTCCCATTTTTAGATTTTTATCTTCTGATTCTCCTTTCCCTTCTCGcctttaatgaaaaataaaaaacataacagtattatttttttaattactattatataagcatgcaaatatatatgtatatatggttgaatatttagtaaaagctaaagataatttaaaagagTACAAAATTTCaaattaatacaaatattattcgttatattttattctttatattaatgtaaatatttatttaattatattattattactgtATAGCTAAAGCTACTTTTCTCGCCaccttttattattattattatttatttatttatttatttatttgttgttAATATGATTATCTTTACTTATGTATtgctaatattattattattattgttatatacGATTTAAGGCTctaaaacaatatttttaaaaattaaaatcgAATAATTTGGTTATTGATtggtattatttttagaaaatttattttcactttctttatcattattttagtTATGCCAAGAATAcgtttgtttatttttttgtattcatttttcattatatatgtaaaaaaatatattcgatatatattttttgtaaatctTACCATGTGCACACGTTgcccattttttatttctcaAAAATATGGGGAGAATATTTTAAGAATAGATAAAGgggtatatttattttgtataactTGGctaaaattttgttttggtCATAACTATTTAATTCAGATTGTTTGGAAAGttgcataaaaattatataaaatggatATGTATACATGCACAGCTagtattgtatattttgcTTTTGGTTATTTCGCTTTTTCGTTTCGTCTCATTCAGTTTTGAAGAAATAAAGGTTTGACTAAATGgcgaattaaaaaagtggAATATTCGCCACgtgtgtatatattcatatgaaTTAATACCAAACAATCGAAAGAATGGAAAATGGCAAGAAAATAAtcacatatgtatatgtatatatatataaatatattatatatgggAAAACTGTGTAAAGTTAATTgcttatgaaaaaataaaaaagggaaaaaaacaataaataaatatatatgtatatgaattaattttttaaggcATAGACAGAAAGggacaaaataataaaataaataaatatgcttgtagaaataattatttctatatatgtCCTAGTAAATTAACATTGCAAGTGCAATCGCATATACTATTTTGCCAAGCCTATTTTTAAAGGGAAAAATAGGCAGTACGAGACATGTGGCTTTTCTCAAAAATAATggtcattatatatatatcattaattttttttatttttccatttttccatttttccattttaataCATTGCTGCATCATGTGTTATATAACgttacaaaaattattaagaaaaaaaaataatgcttGACAAGCTATATGGCTTAATAATGCAAGTAATATTGGTTAGTGaggaatatataattccacattttatattatcaaacagcttttaaaatatttggttaaaaatatatactattcCCTTATACGAgacaattattatttagggcttaaaaaaacataaaaataaatacaagcacatatattgcatatacaaatgtgagtatacatattttattttttaaaaataagttaTTATCCTTAAgcatattaatattgttttaaatcTTTTGAACCATAGACATACGGAAATAATTAATCTTTTTCacttttcctttttttacaaatttataattaccttataaaaattatatatgaacattatatatgcgAAAAAGCAAATAATTCTTATTTTAACATTGATAACCAATAAGTGAGAataagaagaaaataaaccATATGAAATAGCGTGTGTGTTGGTTATGCAAAATGATGTGCTTTTCCTTttataaagaatattaaaaaggttAGTGAAACgatgttattattaactTGTGAACGTTTTAGATCTTTCAGTTTGTTTGATTGCTACAACCgcttaaaataatataatgttttatttaaattatacaatATGTAGCTTATATATCATTgggaaaattatataaagcTACTCTAGTAAGTTTGTATATACGCTATTTAATTTGAAAAGAATACacttaaaataaaacagtAAAATGTTtactttataaaaaaaaggattTATAAACTATTATGTGGGGGCAACatttgttcatataatataattattcctgttttaaaatttctaTATTTCTCTTAGTTGTAATTAAACATGAGAAAATAGTGTTTTCGCCtttagtaaaaatataaaataattaaaaatttacatatatactattatgaaataaaaatatattaatttggaaaaaaaacgtatatttatatacacaaggaaaaaaggaaaatatatcatccatatatttatatgggAGGTAAATATGCCAATCTGATgaatatgaagaaaatatttcagCAAGCCATCAATTTCtcattaataatttaataaaactaaaaaaaataattaatattttaataaagaaTAATTGTTCTATTGTTTAAGCaccataaatataaatttgttaaaattttgaattataatttttttataaaaatgtctGTAAGgaaataatgtaaataaactttcgatatgtaataataataaaggaa
Protein-coding sequences here:
- a CDS encoding cAMP-dependent protein kinase regulatory subunit, putative codes for the protein MGNVCTWREGKGESEDKNLKMGDSDMQVRFQEYSEKIRSNSKNHDNTDPLSLNKREDDDDAVNNDVSSNKDNSANVDEYSSDGDETDSLSDINKKDMDSSPVDIEHINVRKSKRMSVSAEAYGEWNKKKENFVPTVHKKDDKEKEKIRKALNESFLFNHLNHLEMETIIDAFFDEHVEEGDNIINEGDEGDLLYVIDEGEIEIYKTKKNKKEVLTILKSKDVFGELALLYNSKRAATAKALTKCHLWALDRESFTYIIKDNIAKKRQMYENILKQVTILKDMDPYERSRVADCLKSKTYNAGDIIINEGERGDTFYILTYGNATALKSDQVIKTYTKGDYFGELALLRNKPRAATVKADGVCQVVYLERKGFKRLLGPIEKILIRNVENYKQVLKELGLDSSCIEAS